One genomic region from Quercus robur chromosome 4, dhQueRobu3.1, whole genome shotgun sequence encodes:
- the LOC126723931 gene encoding uncharacterized protein LOC126723931, translated as MSEKSSSLSLSLKMSNNRMDGVEDQEALFHSYPCAYYVQSPSTISHANSTDIRTNNIDESTFHSPVRSETFLTNPTNPNHSIEASRFTLSRYSSSRGSNNSLILHEKKNNSLIAYDVQSNGTAGTHENCENRLIIVDHHGGVDDDEEEEENDEKELYYGRGRGFWRRYCTYRNSDSCLWICLQICWRAILSLGIALLVFYIATEPPPPKLSIKIAGISQFVLGEGVDASGVTTKILTYNCTINLVIDNKSKLFGLHINPPIMEMSFGRLTFAMSYGPKLYAESGSTLYHLYVETKNKPMYGAGRNMQDKLESGMGLPLIFRMRLNSNFRVVLNLIRPKFHHQAECLLVLNRAYDKKHRTQAYNSTCTITS; from the exons ATGTCAGAGAAatcatcctctctctctctctctctcaaaatgtCTAACAATAGAATGGATGGTGTTGAAGACCAAGAAGCTCTGTTTCACTCCTACCCTTGTGCCTACTATGTCCAAAGCCCTTCCACTATTTCCCATGCCAACAGCACTGACATTAGAACCAACAACattgatgaatccacattccaCTCCCCAGTTCGCTCAGAAACCTTCCTCACAAACCCCACAAACCCAAACCACAGCATCGAAGCCTCACGTTTCACTCTCTCACGCTACTCTTCCTCTCGTGGATCAAACAACTCACTAATCTTGCATGAAAAGAAGAATAATAGTCTTATTGCTTATGATGTTCAAAGCAATGGGACAGCCGGGACTCATGAGAATTGTGAGAACCGTTTGATCATTGTTGATCATCATGGAGGGGTTGATGACgatgaggaggaggaagagaatGATGAGAAAGAATTATATTATGGGAGAGGAAGAGGGTTTTGGAGAAGGTATTGTACTTATCGTAATTCTGATTCATGTCTGTGGATTTGCTTGCAAATATGTTGGAGGGCAATACTGAGCTTGGGAATTGCATTGCTTGTGTTTTACATTGCTACAGAGCCACCACCACCCAAGTTATCCATCAAG ATTGCAGGAATTAGCCAATTTGTGCTAGGGGAAGGAGTGGATGCCTCAGGTGTTACAACTAAAATACTCACCTACAATTGTACCATCAATTTAGTGATTGATAACAAGTCCAagctctttggccttcacatTAATCCTCCAATAATGGAAATGTCATTTGGTCGCCTCACTTTCGCAATGTCATAT GGTCCAAAGCTATATGCTGAGAGTGGCTCCACATTGTACCACTTATATGTAGAAACGAAGAATAAACCAATGTATGGTGCTGGAAGAAACATGCAAGACAAGCTAGAGTCTGGAATGGGATTACCACTAATTTTTCGAATGAGGTTGAACTCAAATTTCCGAGTTGTTTTGAACCTTATCAGGCCTAAATTTCATCATCAAGCTGAATGCCTATTAGTCCTTAATCGTGCATATGATAAGAAACATCGAACCCAAGCATATAATAGCACTTGCACAATTACTTCTTAA